The Phycisphaeraceae bacterium genome window below encodes:
- the rplC gene encoding 50S ribosomal protein L3 encodes MPTAILGRKVGMTRYYDGEGRNVPVTVIEAGPCLISQIKTEEVDGYAAVQLAFEDLRPRRSTIPMIGHDANAGSGPMRFHREVRFDGPVEGVELGESVTVEAFEAIKFVDVIGTSKGKGTAGVMKRHRFRGQEASHGVERKHRSPGSIGGRSSNLGTGKPKKGIRMAGRMGNERVTVRSLPVIGIDKERNLLLVKGPVPGPKSGLLMVREAKRLFKRKAKQLEA; translated from the coding sequence ATGCCCACAGCAATCCTTGGCAGAAAAGTCGGCATGACCCGGTACTACGACGGGGAGGGACGGAACGTCCCTGTCACCGTGATCGAGGCGGGGCCATGCCTGATCAGCCAGATCAAGACGGAAGAAGTGGACGGCTACGCGGCCGTTCAGCTTGCTTTTGAAGACCTTCGTCCCCGGCGTTCGACGATCCCGATGATCGGGCACGACGCGAATGCCGGTTCAGGCCCGATGCGTTTTCACCGTGAAGTCCGGTTTGACGGCCCTGTTGAGGGTGTTGAGTTGGGTGAGTCGGTGACCGTTGAGGCGTTTGAGGCGATTAAGTTTGTCGATGTGATCGGCACCTCGAAGGGTAAGGGCACGGCGGGTGTGATGAAGCGTCACCGATTCCGTGGCCAAGAGGCGAGTCACGGCGTGGAGCGTAAGCATCGTTCGCCGGGTTCGATCGGTGGCCGGTCGAGTAACCTCGGCACGGGTAAGCCCAAGAAGGGCATCCGGATGGCCGGGCGGATGGGGAATGAACGGGTGACGGTGCGTAGCCTGCCCGTGATTGGCATTGACAAGGAGCGTAATCTGCTGCTGGTCAAGGGACCTGTGCCGGGCCCGAAGTCGGGTCTGCTGATGGTTCGCGAGGCCAAGCGGCTGTTTAAGCGGAAGGCCAAGCAGCTCGAGGCGTAA
- a CDS encoding polyprenyl synthetase family protein — MTGEAAVLTATDPDLRARLDEELAGVASRFEAELASELECVNWLSAYVQRYRGKMLRPSLVLLSGYASSPDGRSLTEAHRVAATVVEMVHMATLVHDDILDEADLRRRGATINHLRGNEAAVMLGDYLISHAYHLCSSLDQPWISRAVGRVTNTVCEGELLQLENRQNLELDRRTYLEIIRRKTGSLCGLCCWLGAALWREEAGTPGRDDGGVAGPLWRFGESLGVAFQVADDVLDIAGDTEQVGKTLGVDLRKGKLTLPVIITLEGLDAVERRGLVEELGQVGTACPDDADDLLERIRNRIIRAGALETAREEAQGLLDEGVEAGLALLSDSSAKGALRGLADRVIDRRV; from the coding sequence TTGACCGGCGAGGCTGCTGTGCTGACCGCTACGGACCCCGACCTGAGAGCCAGACTGGATGAGGAGCTTGCGGGTGTGGCCAGCCGTTTTGAGGCGGAGCTGGCCAGCGAGCTTGAGTGCGTCAACTGGCTGTCGGCTTATGTGCAGCGGTATCGGGGGAAGATGCTGCGGCCGTCGCTGGTGTTGCTGTCGGGGTACGCGAGTTCGCCGGATGGTCGGTCGTTGACGGAGGCTCATCGGGTGGCGGCGACGGTGGTGGAGATGGTGCACATGGCGACGCTGGTGCACGACGACATCCTGGATGAGGCTGATCTGAGGCGTCGGGGGGCGACGATCAATCATCTTCGCGGCAACGAGGCCGCGGTCATGCTGGGCGATTATCTGATCAGTCATGCTTATCACCTGTGTTCGTCACTTGACCAGCCATGGATCAGTCGAGCGGTGGGAAGGGTGACGAATACGGTGTGTGAGGGGGAGTTGCTCCAACTGGAGAATCGGCAGAATCTGGAGCTGGATCGGCGGACGTATCTGGAGATTATTCGGCGGAAGACGGGCAGTTTGTGCGGGTTGTGCTGTTGGCTGGGTGCGGCTTTGTGGCGTGAGGAGGCGGGGACGCCTGGGCGTGATGATGGCGGGGTGGCGGGTCCGTTGTGGCGGTTTGGCGAGAGTCTGGGGGTGGCGTTTCAGGTGGCGGACGATGTGCTGGACATCGCGGGGGATACGGAGCAGGTGGGCAAGACCTTGGGGGTTGATCTGCGGAAGGGGAAGTTGACGCTGCCGGTGATTATCACGCTGGAGGGTCTGGACGCGGTTGAGCGGCGGGGGTTGGTGGAGGAGCTTGGGCAGGTTGGCACAGCTTGCCCAGACGACGCGGATGACCTGCTTGAACGGATCAGAAACCGGATCATCCGGGCTGGTGCGTTGGAAACGGCTCGTGAGGAGGCTCAGGGGTTGCTGGATGAGGGTGTGGAAGCGGGGTTGGCGCTCTTATCGGACAGTTCGGCGAAGGGGGCGTTGCGGGGACTGGCTGACCGAGTGATTGACAGGCGGGTTTAA
- a CDS encoding transcription antitermination factor NusB, with the protein MVELSTLERVGSRDRSRIAVIRLLAGLAEDFPDLHPGSGAVSEGVSSGTGHALRQGVVRRWLTLEALLEPVCSKPLFKLEPLMRALLLAGAFELVFQDGTPRPAVVMAYVDIAKKLIRPGAAGLANAVLRKVSAWREQAEVVDEAVLSARHVPIGRGKALLSPWPVLPEPTEDAVGHASAAFSLRRDLVHRWRKHHGDVVERLLWQSLEIPPTIVAVPGGEAEGREWMTPHRLGGFVVWTGAMSALGSVLSEHPGWRVQDPAAAKAVAGTSDLNPRRVLDLCAGRGTKSLQALGVHPGAEVWAYEPHQQRRESLMTLAAKRDRLRVVDDRALEGQRFDLVLADVPCSNTAVLARRLEARYRFTQKTVEDLRGLQQRLLLRALDLCQPGGAVVYSTCSLEPEENEVLIQRVVRKRAVSIVSQALTLPEGSGATYQDGGFHARLVLAG; encoded by the coding sequence GTGGTTGAGCTATCAACGCTTGAGCGTGTTGGGTCGCGGGATCGGTCGCGTATCGCGGTGATCAGGTTGCTGGCGGGGCTAGCGGAGGATTTTCCTGATCTTCATCCGGGGTCAGGGGCGGTTTCGGAGGGTGTATCGAGTGGTACAGGTCATGCGCTGCGGCAGGGTGTGGTGCGGCGGTGGTTGACGCTGGAGGCGCTTCTGGAGCCTGTGTGCAGCAAGCCGCTGTTCAAGCTCGAGCCGTTGATGAGGGCGTTGTTGCTGGCGGGCGCTTTTGAGTTGGTGTTTCAGGATGGGACGCCACGGCCCGCAGTGGTGATGGCGTATGTCGATATCGCGAAGAAGCTGATCCGGCCGGGTGCGGCGGGGTTAGCGAATGCGGTGCTGAGGAAGGTGTCGGCCTGGCGGGAGCAGGCGGAGGTGGTTGATGAAGCGGTCTTGAGTGCGCGGCATGTGCCGATCGGGCGAGGCAAGGCGTTGCTGAGTCCGTGGCCGGTGCTGCCTGAGCCTACTGAGGATGCGGTGGGTCATGCGTCGGCGGCCTTTAGTCTGCGGCGAGATTTGGTGCATCGGTGGCGTAAGCACCATGGGGATGTTGTGGAGCGGCTGTTGTGGCAGAGTCTTGAGATTCCGCCAACGATTGTGGCGGTTCCGGGAGGTGAGGCGGAGGGGCGTGAGTGGATGACCCCGCATCGGCTGGGGGGGTTTGTGGTGTGGACGGGGGCGATGTCGGCGTTGGGGAGTGTGCTGTCTGAGCATCCGGGGTGGCGGGTGCAGGACCCGGCTGCGGCTAAGGCGGTGGCGGGGACGTCTGACCTGAACCCCAGACGAGTGCTGGACCTGTGTGCCGGTCGGGGGACTAAGTCGCTGCAGGCGCTGGGGGTGCACCCCGGGGCGGAGGTTTGGGCGTATGAGCCCCATCAACAGCGGCGGGAGTCGCTGATGACGCTGGCGGCGAAGCGTGATCGGCTGCGGGTGGTGGATGATCGGGCGCTGGAGGGGCAGCGGTTTGATCTGGTGCTGGCGGATGTGCCGTGCTCGAATACGGCGGTGTTGGCCCGGCGTCTTGAGGCTCGGTACCGGTTCACGCAGAAGACGGTGGAGGACCTGCGGGGGTTGCAGCAACGATTGCTGCTGCGGGCGCTGGACTTGTGTCAGCCGGGCGGGGCGGTGGTTTACAGCACGTGCAGCTTGGAGCCCGAGGAGAATGAGGTGTTGATTCAGCGGGTGGTGCGCAAGAGGGCGGTTTCGATCGTTAGCCAGGCGTTGACGCTGCCGGAGGGGTCGGGGGCGACGTATCAGGATGGCGGGTTCCACGCCCGGCTGGTTCTTGCGGGCTGA
- a CDS encoding response regulator produces the protein MSERPRILVLGDGLSIEEPALANLGESLDIHRIDDVTDAIDALKTGQYDAVFAAVGDFLPLERALVEDRASLVLNTIGEGVLVVDRQGRSSWCNRKMRTFRPDVFEQAKRIGLQALTIFTAQSSPVADAVQPRSKKFTFQVGEQYFEMICSGVPDEEGHIRQVVGVVWDATSGRRIQSKIDAIDASGRELSRIDREAVTKLSPSERLKLLQEKIIKYSKDLMHFDHFAIRLLDRRSNKLEVVIAEGLPPDALEIDLYAQPEGNGISGFVAATGRSYICHDTEKDPRYVVGLEHSKSSLTVPLMLDDRVIGVYNVESETVGAFTEDDRQFAEIFARPIAQALHMLDLLLIERCNTSGLVTDSVVQGLTAPLNDVVTEAQTLMEEYIGDDTMRERLGRIIEHVQSMRDSIKQAAAGPGVVLGSGDGKHVEVDPRFAGRKILVADDERNIRETIRDILVRQGCSVEICKDGYEACCRLEQDQYDLVVSDIRMPYRNGYEIFAAAQRSRDGLPVVLMTGFGYDPHHSIVRASQEGLASVMFKPFKVDQLLDEVRKALGLEPTSSESTSTQRAGG, from the coding sequence ATGAGTGAGCGTCCCAGAATTCTGGTCCTTGGTGACGGCCTTTCGATCGAAGAGCCGGCGCTGGCCAATCTTGGTGAGTCGCTGGACATTCATCGGATTGATGATGTGACGGATGCGATTGACGCGCTCAAGACCGGTCAGTACGACGCGGTGTTTGCGGCGGTGGGTGATTTTCTGCCGTTGGAGCGGGCGTTGGTTGAGGATCGTGCGTCGCTGGTGCTCAACACGATTGGTGAGGGGGTGTTGGTTGTTGATCGCCAGGGTCGGAGTTCGTGGTGCAATCGGAAGATGCGGACGTTTCGCCCTGATGTGTTCGAGCAGGCGAAGCGGATCGGTTTGCAGGCGTTGACGATTTTCACGGCGCAGAGTTCGCCGGTGGCGGATGCGGTGCAGCCGCGGTCGAAGAAGTTCACGTTTCAGGTCGGCGAGCAGTACTTCGAGATGATCTGCTCGGGCGTGCCGGATGAAGAGGGTCATATCCGTCAGGTGGTCGGGGTGGTGTGGGACGCGACCTCGGGTCGGCGGATCCAGAGCAAGATTGACGCGATCGACGCGTCGGGTCGAGAGTTGTCGCGGATCGATCGTGAGGCGGTGACGAAGCTGTCGCCTTCGGAGCGACTCAAGCTGCTGCAGGAGAAGATCATCAAGTACTCGAAGGACTTGATGCACTTTGATCATTTCGCGATTCGTTTGCTGGATCGTCGGTCGAACAAGCTGGAGGTGGTGATCGCGGAGGGTTTGCCGCCTGATGCGTTGGAGATTGATCTGTACGCCCAGCCTGAGGGCAATGGGATTTCGGGTTTTGTGGCGGCGACGGGCCGGTCGTACATCTGTCACGACACGGAGAAGGACCCGCGGTATGTGGTGGGTCTGGAGCACTCGAAGAGTTCGCTGACGGTCCCGTTGATGCTCGATGACCGGGTGATCGGGGTGTACAACGTCGAGTCAGAGACGGTGGGGGCATTTACGGAGGATGACCGGCAGTTTGCGGAGATTTTTGCTCGTCCGATTGCGCAGGCGCTGCACATGCTGGACCTGCTGCTGATTGAGCGGTGCAACACGTCGGGTCTGGTGACGGACTCGGTGGTGCAGGGTCTGACGGCTCCTCTGAATGATGTGGTGACCGAGGCGCAGACGCTGATGGAGGAGTACATCGGCGACGACACGATGCGTGAGCGGCTAGGTCGCATCATCGAGCACGTGCAGTCGATGCGTGATTCGATCAAGCAGGCGGCGGCGGGGCCTGGTGTGGTGCTGGGTTCGGGTGATGGGAAGCATGTCGAAGTGGACCCTCGTTTTGCGGGGCGGAAGATTCTTGTCGCTGACGACGAGCGGAATATTCGCGAGACGATCCGCGACATCCTGGTTCGGCAGGGGTGTTCTGTTGAGATCTGCAAGGATGGTTACGAGGCGTGTTGCCGGCTCGAGCAGGATCAGTACGACCTGGTGGTGTCGGATATCCGGATGCCTTATCGCAATGGGTATGAGATTTTCGCGGCGGCGCAGCGGTCGCGTGATGGGTTGCCGGTGGTGTTGATGACGGGGTTTGGATATGACCCACATCATTCGATTGTGCGGGCGAGTCAGGAGGGGTTGGCTTCGGTGATGTTCAAGCCGTTTAAAGTGGATCAGCTTCTCGACGAGGTGCGTAAGGCTCTTGGACTCGAGCCGACTTCTTCCGAGTCAACTTCGACGCAGCGTGCCGGTGGTTGA
- a CDS encoding serine/threonine-protein kinase, whose protein sequence is MAESKRANIDSMVGRLVVEKGLASSADVQKCIEMQRAANDGSDPRHASLAHFLVSEGVVTKRQIERLRPMLEESKSDQQIPGYELLGRLGAGAMATVYKARQLSLDRLVAIKVLPRKHTNNPQFVERFYAEGRAAAKLNNPNIVQAIDVGKAGEYHYFVMEYVEGSTVYDELTDKGNISEENALPIALAVAKALEHAHEAGFIHRDVKPKNIMLTPDGKVKLADMGLARAVSDREAAEAEAGKAYGTPYYISPEQIRGERDVDFRADIYGFGATLYHMVTGQVPFDGPNPSAVMHQHLKAELVPPDHLNPRISTGLGEIIEVCMAKDPNKRYATTKDLLDDLTAISKGEPPLHARKLFDMSSLSVLAGKAIEPSQLVELNEASKNTMTPVLLLAAIGWAVAGGLLLALLLSLA, encoded by the coding sequence ATGGCTGAAAGCAAACGCGCCAACATCGATTCCATGGTCGGCCGGCTGGTCGTCGAAAAGGGCCTCGCCAGCTCCGCCGACGTCCAGAAATGCATCGAAATGCAGCGGGCCGCCAACGACGGCTCCGACCCTCGCCACGCCAGCCTCGCCCACTTCCTCGTCTCCGAAGGCGTTGTCACCAAAAGACAGATCGAACGCCTCCGACCCATGCTCGAAGAGAGCAAATCAGACCAGCAGATCCCCGGATACGAACTCCTCGGACGCCTCGGGGCCGGGGCCATGGCGACCGTCTACAAAGCACGCCAGCTCAGCCTCGACCGACTCGTCGCCATCAAAGTCCTCCCCCGCAAGCACACCAACAACCCCCAGTTCGTCGAACGCTTCTACGCCGAAGGCCGCGCCGCCGCCAAACTCAATAACCCCAACATCGTCCAGGCCATCGACGTCGGCAAGGCCGGCGAATACCACTACTTCGTCATGGAATATGTCGAAGGCTCCACCGTCTACGACGAACTCACCGACAAAGGCAACATCTCCGAAGAAAACGCCCTGCCCATCGCACTCGCCGTCGCCAAAGCCCTCGAACACGCCCACGAAGCCGGCTTCATCCACCGCGACGTCAAACCCAAGAACATCATGCTCACCCCCGATGGCAAGGTGAAACTCGCCGACATGGGGCTCGCCCGAGCCGTCTCCGACCGCGAAGCCGCCGAAGCCGAGGCCGGCAAAGCCTACGGCACCCCCTACTACATCTCGCCCGAACAGATCCGCGGCGAACGCGATGTCGATTTCCGTGCCGACATCTACGGCTTCGGCGCCACCCTCTACCACATGGTCACTGGACAAGTCCCCTTCGACGGCCCCAACCCCTCCGCCGTCATGCACCAGCACCTCAAAGCCGAACTCGTCCCCCCCGATCACCTCAACCCAAGAATCTCAACAGGCCTCGGCGAAATCATCGAAGTCTGCATGGCAAAAGACCCCAACAAACGATACGCCACCACCAAAGACCTCCTCGACGACCTCACCGCCATCAGCAAAGGCGAACCCCCTCTCCACGCCCGCAAACTCTTCGACATGTCCTCCCTCTCCGTCCTCGCCGGTAAGGCCATCGAACCCTCACAACTCGTCGAACTCAATGAGGCCTCAAAAAACACCATGACCCCGGTGCTGCTCCTCGCCGCCATCGGCTGGGCCGTCGCCGGCGGACTGCTCCTCGCCCTCCTGCTCTCCCTGGCCTAG
- the rplW gene encoding 50S ribosomal protein L23, which translates to MRDPIHIVKRPLVTEKTSWESNERNRYTFEVARDARKPEIKKAIESLFDVKVVRVATQIRKGDIRRTRHGYTKRPDWKRATVQVEEGQRIELF; encoded by the coding sequence ATGCGTGATCCCATTCACATCGTCAAGCGTCCGCTTGTCACTGAGAAGACCAGTTGGGAGAGCAACGAGCGTAACCGGTACACCTTTGAGGTTGCCCGTGATGCCCGTAAGCCGGAGATCAAGAAGGCGATCGAGAGCCTGTTTGATGTCAAGGTGGTGAGGGTCGCAACGCAGATCCGCAAGGGCGACATCCGCAGGACGCGGCACGGATACACCAAGCGTCCCGACTGGAAGCGAGCGACCGTCCAGGTCGAGGAAGGTCAGCGCATCGAGTTGTTCTGA
- the rplB gene encoding 50S ribosomal protein L2 → MAIRIYKKTTNGRRNASVNLYSEVTKKSPEKSLLSPKPKKGGRNHHGKITVQCRGGGHKQRYRKIDFARRDKDGIQATVVGIEYDPNRSANIALLEYADGEKRYILAPIGLKDGDTVISSNEGAEPKVGNNMPLSKIPTGLLIHSIELIRGRGAQLCRSAGTYARLSNREGSWATIVMPSGEIRQVPVDARATIGQVGNTDHNRVELGKAGRARHLGRRPKTRGVARNHHDHPLGGGDGKSKGNRPPASKTGVLSKGGRTRKHGKNSNKRILRRRVSKRYGQLKLK, encoded by the coding sequence ATGGCCATTCGCATCTATAAGAAGACGACCAACGGCCGGCGTAATGCTTCGGTCAACCTCTATTCCGAGGTGACCAAGAAGTCGCCAGAGAAGTCGCTCCTGTCGCCCAAGCCCAAGAAGGGCGGCCGTAACCATCACGGCAAGATCACGGTGCAGTGCCGTGGCGGCGGGCATAAGCAGCGTTACCGCAAGATCGATTTTGCCCGTCGCGACAAGGACGGCATCCAGGCGACGGTGGTGGGGATTGAGTACGACCCGAATCGTTCGGCGAACATTGCTTTGCTTGAGTACGCCGACGGTGAGAAGCGATACATCCTGGCTCCGATCGGCTTGAAGGATGGCGACACGGTCATCTCCTCGAATGAGGGTGCTGAGCCGAAGGTCGGCAACAACATGCCGCTGAGCAAGATCCCAACGGGTCTGCTGATTCACTCGATTGAACTGATTCGCGGTCGTGGCGCCCAGCTCTGTCGTTCGGCGGGGACGTATGCCCGACTCTCCAACCGTGAGGGTTCGTGGGCGACGATCGTGATGCCGTCGGGTGAAATCCGTCAGGTTCCGGTTGATGCGCGTGCGACAATCGGTCAGGTGGGCAACACCGACCACAACCGTGTTGAACTTGGTAAAGCCGGTCGTGCCCGACATCTGGGGCGTCGGCCCAAGACGCGCGGTGTGGCCCGCAACCACCACGATCACCCGCTTGGCGGTGGTGACGGCAAGTCAAAGGGCAACCGCCCGCCGGCGTCGAAGACCGGCGTGCTGTCCAAGGGCGGCCGGACTCGTAAGCATGGCAAGAACTCCAACAAGCGCATCCTGCGTCGTCGCGTGTCCAAGCGTTACGGCCAGTTGAAGCTCAAGTAA
- the rpsS gene encoding 30S ribosomal protein S19, translating into MARSLKKGPYVDFKLYRKVEQQTQMGKHEPIKTWARACTIVPEFVGHTFMVHNGKVFNSVFVTEDMVGHKLGEFSLTRTFKSHTAGTKAQRAAGRV; encoded by the coding sequence ATGGCACGATCGCTGAAAAAAGGCCCATACGTTGACTTCAAGCTCTACCGGAAGGTTGAGCAGCAGACCCAGATGGGCAAGCACGAGCCCATCAAGACCTGGGCCCGCGCCTGCACCATTGTGCCCGAGTTTGTCGGTCACACGTTCATGGTGCACAACGGCAAGGTCTTCAACTCGGTGTTTGTGACCGAAGATATGGTCGGGCATAAGCTCGGCGAGTTCAGCCTGACGCGGACCTTCAAGAGTCACACCGCGGGCACCAAGGCCCAGCGTGCGGCGGGTCGAGTTTGA
- a CDS encoding bifunctional nuclease family protein yields MAVRMELSKILIRETADTHIVELREVDGLRVFAILIGLAEARAIERRLMGALPPRPQTHELLAAVIEATGSTVESVTINDLKEGTYFARLNLRQGERAVDVDSRPSDALAIGVATEVPIYVEEHVLDEATRSA; encoded by the coding sequence ATGGCGGTTCGGATGGAGCTCTCGAAAATCCTGATCCGCGAGACGGCGGACACGCATATCGTGGAACTGCGGGAGGTCGATGGTCTGCGGGTGTTCGCGATCCTGATCGGGTTGGCGGAGGCTCGGGCGATCGAGCGGCGGCTGATGGGGGCTTTGCCGCCTCGGCCTCAGACGCATGAGTTGCTGGCGGCGGTGATTGAGGCGACCGGGAGCACGGTGGAGTCGGTGACGATCAATGACCTGAAAGAGGGTACGTACTTTGCTCGCCTGAACTTACGGCAGGGCGAACGGGCGGTGGATGTGGATTCGCGGCCGAGTGATGCTTTGGCGATCGGGGTGGCGACGGAGGTGCCGATCTACGTCGAGGAGCACGTGCTGGACGAGGCGACGCGGTCGGCCTGA
- the rplD gene encoding 50S ribosomal protein L4 — protein MIELPVLSQTGESLGTVKVDEALLGGELRHDLLKQAYVRIHANKRLGTSATKGRSQVEGSTRKIYKQKGTGNARHGAVRANLFKGGGHSKAKSPKSWRQGMPVKMRRLANRNAILAKAIDGEIRLVDKLDFDKPSTKAFAGMLEAMKIDRSCLVAMASTTGPGARSARNLPSVSLTHIDRLNVFDLLTHRYLVAEKDAFVNYLERVKTQLVAQQSEGATDA, from the coding sequence ATGATCGAACTACCAGTTCTCTCCCAGACCGGCGAATCACTCGGCACCGTCAAGGTGGACGAGGCATTGCTGGGTGGTGAACTCCGGCATGACCTGCTCAAGCAGGCGTATGTGCGGATTCATGCGAACAAGCGGCTGGGCACGTCGGCGACCAAGGGTCGCAGCCAGGTCGAGGGTTCCACGCGAAAGATTTACAAGCAGAAGGGGACGGGCAACGCCCGCCACGGTGCCGTGCGAGCCAACCTGTTCAAGGGTGGCGGTCACTCGAAGGCGAAGTCGCCGAAGTCGTGGCGTCAGGGCATGCCGGTCAAGATGCGTCGCCTGGCGAACCGCAACGCGATCCTGGCCAAGGCCATCGATGGCGAGATCCGTCTGGTCGACAAGCTCGACTTCGACAAGCCCTCGACCAAGGCGTTTGCGGGGATGCTGGAGGCGATGAAGATCGATCGTTCCTGCCTGGTGGCGATGGCTTCGACGACCGGCCCGGGTGCTCGGTCGGCCCGGAACCTGCCGTCGGTCAGCCTGACTCACATTGATCGTCTCAACGTGTTTGACCTTCTTACACACCGTTATTTGGTGGCGGAGAAGGACGCGTTCGTGAACTATCTTGAGCGGGTCAAGACCCAGCTCGTCGCCCAGCAGTCGGAGGGTGCCACCGATGCGTGA
- a CDS encoding transaldolase family protein — MTSPLQSIVAQGTRLWLDSIDPDEITRNKALGASGATSNPIIVADLIKTGRFDDSLNTFFEQPNLSDEDVAWAVTDKLVKQAMDQFHDVWKSTSGNDGWVSFELDPLLEDTETTLSFDQRVARYIELGKKWSKGHDNRMIKVPATDAGIAALEELAAAGITLNVTLIFSKRQYHAAREAVWRGAQRRPGGLDTFKSVYSIFISRVDVYTEKHAPTLSSQAQGQVGLVNAKRLWHDNQAFWSDKSLKLDQEIIFASTGTKKKEDPADKYVGALVGSDIQTNPPATNAAVDKLGKTYTRTVDQMPPQAVLDDIDAKVDDDHLEQTLLNEGTAKFADPHKQLIALIAEKRGALTQA, encoded by the coding sequence ATGACCTCTCCCCTCCAATCCATCGTCGCCCAGGGAACTCGCCTCTGGCTGGACTCGATCGATCCCGACGAGATCACCCGCAACAAAGCCCTCGGGGCCTCCGGCGCCACCTCCAACCCCATCATCGTCGCCGACCTGATCAAGACCGGCCGCTTTGACGACAGCCTCAACACCTTCTTCGAGCAACCCAACCTCTCCGATGAAGATGTCGCCTGGGCCGTCACCGACAAACTCGTCAAACAGGCCATGGACCAGTTCCACGATGTCTGGAAGTCAACCAGCGGCAACGACGGCTGGGTCAGCTTCGAACTCGACCCCCTCCTCGAAGACACCGAGACCACCCTATCCTTCGACCAACGCGTCGCCCGCTACATCGAGCTCGGCAAAAAATGGTCCAAAGGCCACGACAACCGCATGATCAAGGTCCCCGCCACCGACGCCGGCATCGCCGCCCTCGAAGAACTCGCCGCCGCTGGCATCACCCTCAACGTCACGCTCATCTTCTCCAAACGCCAGTACCACGCAGCACGCGAAGCCGTCTGGCGCGGAGCCCAACGACGCCCAGGCGGACTCGACACCTTCAAGTCCGTCTACTCCATCTTCATCTCCCGCGTCGATGTCTACACCGAAAAACACGCCCCCACCCTCTCCTCCCAGGCCCAAGGCCAGGTCGGACTCGTCAACGCCAAACGACTCTGGCATGACAACCAAGCCTTCTGGTCCGACAAGAGCCTCAAACTCGATCAGGAAATCATCTTCGCCTCCACCGGCACCAAAAAGAAAGAAGACCCCGCCGACAAGTACGTCGGCGCCCTCGTCGGCTCCGATATCCAGACCAATCCCCCCGCCACAAACGCCGCCGTCGATAAACTCGGCAAAACCTACACCCGCACCGTTGACCAGATGCCCCCCCAGGCCGTCCTCGACGACATCGACGCCAAAGTCGATGATGATCACCTCGAACAGACCCTCCTCAACGAAGGCACCGCCAAGTTCGCCGATCCACACAAGCAGCTCATCGCCCTGATCGCCGAAAAACGCGGGGCATTAACCCAGGCCTGA
- the rpsJ gene encoding 30S ribosomal protein S10, with amino-acid sequence MTAGKIRIRMEAYDHQALDASAREIVDHAKRTNARVAGPVPLPTRIERYTVLRGPHIDKKSREQFEIRTHKRIIDISEPNARTVEALNRLVVPAGVFVKIKA; translated from the coding sequence ATGACCGCTGGTAAGATCCGAATTCGCATGGAAGCCTACGACCACCAGGCCCTGGACGCCTCGGCCCGGGAGATCGTTGACCACGCCAAGCGGACCAACGCGAGGGTTGCCGGGCCAGTCCCGCTGCCGACGCGGATCGAGCGATACACCGTGCTCCGTGGCCCTCATATTGATAAGAAGAGCCGCGAGCAGTTTGAGATCCGCACGCACAAGCGGATCATCGACATCAGCGAGCCGAACGCTCGCACGGTCGAGGCTCTGAACCGGTTGGTTGTTCCCGCCGGCGTGTTCGTCAAGATCAAGGCCTGA
- a CDS encoding thioredoxin fold domain-containing protein → MKTSPTNNRPALGLLVLIAAATCLASILSLAASTDATLHPEFWLPPDQHQTQDAERPTLIVFSADWCGPCTTFKRRALTRPEVQQAMTGRLNAIHADLTAPDSSARAAEVLANQYDITVLPTTLLIGTDGTVIRRLTGGLDAHHFLQWLEEALATPANSR, encoded by the coding sequence GTGAAGACCTCACCGACCAACAACCGCCCCGCCCTCGGCCTGCTCGTGCTCATCGCCGCCGCAACCTGCCTAGCCTCGATCCTGAGCCTGGCCGCCAGCACCGACGCCACCCTCCACCCCGAGTTCTGGCTGCCCCCGGACCAACACCAAACACAAGACGCCGAACGCCCCACACTCATCGTCTTCTCCGCCGATTGGTGCGGGCCCTGCACAACCTTCAAACGACGGGCCCTCACCCGCCCCGAGGTCCAGCAGGCCATGACAGGCCGCCTCAACGCCATCCACGCCGACCTCACCGCCCCGGATAGCTCAGCCCGCGCCGCCGAAGTTCTCGCCAACCAATACGACATCACCGTTCTCCCCACCACCCTCCTGATCGGAACCGATGGCACCGTCATCCGCCGCCTCACAGGCGGGCTCGACGCCCATCATTTTCTCCAATGGCTCGAAGAAGCCCTGGCCACCCCCGCCAACAGCCGATAG